The following coding sequences lie in one Apium graveolens cultivar Ventura chromosome 3, ASM990537v1, whole genome shotgun sequence genomic window:
- the LOC141713760 gene encoding uncharacterized protein LOC141713760 yields the protein MGFNSWWTHLIMQCISTVEYTINHGGYEMGHITPSRGLRQGDPLSPYLFIICAEGLSSLIRSYERRNWLQGLKSASKLLQSVICFSQMTAIYSVKMRVSICQEMQISQADEHTKYLGLPNILGRNKSVILGYLKEKVKASIQSWNEKNIVKPSKELLLKTVAQSLSTFAMNVFLLPSELIKEVEREMAKFFWSSSNKANSRINWMSWENMSKHKHVGGLGFKSLRDFNMAMLGKQCWRLITNPDSLVARVYKARYYANEEFINTKLGYSPSFIWRSILEAKRVIAAGSCWRIGNGKDINIRLQPWLGNADNPYITTESPSIDNEKIAALMQLDAKTWDVKIIQDIFNDRDQGCIINTRIEQDLEKDVGVLSRMATTLFVVLTDCYNHKMEGGVIVQTQNSGKQFGTLKLLLRCWSIFCPNVDERTNTEFGYWPERNVTGQPPADKARMVTLCDGVLYWARPRQNNVKITVDAAVFTDQGASGIGAVARDHAGDMLGART from the exons ATGGGTTTTAACAGCTGGTGGACACATTTGATTATGCAATGTATCTCTACAGTGGAGTATACGATTAACCATGGTGGATATGAGATGGGTCATATCACACCAAGTCGGGGATTGAGACAGGGAGACCCATTGTCTCCATATCTCTTTATCATTTGTGCAGAAGGACTCTCATCATTAATTAGAAGCTATGAAAGAAGGAACTGGCTACAAGGATTAAAATCTGCAAGCAAGCTCCTACAATCAGTCATATGCTTTTCGCAGATGACAGCTATTTATTCTGTAAAGATGAG AGTTTCAATATGTCAAGAAATGCAGATCAGTCAAGCAGATGAGCATACGAAGTACTTGGGACTACCAAATATCTTGGGGCGAAATAAATCGGTTATATTGGGTTATCTCAAGGAAAAAGTAAAGGCCAGTATCCAAAGCTGGAATGAGAAGAATATTGTGAAACCCTCGAAAGAATTACTGCTCAAAACGGTGGCTCAATCTCTGTCAACATTTGCTATGAATGTATTTTTGCTTCCTAGCGAACTGATCAAAGAGGTAGAGAGGGAAATGGCAAAGTTTTTCTGGAGTTCCTCTAACAAGGCCAATTCTCGCATAAACTGGATGTCATGGGAGAATATGTCCAAGCATAAACACGTAGGCGGATTGGGATTTAAAAGTTTACGTGACTTCAACATGGCTATGCTGGGCAAGCAGTGCTGGCGTTTGATCACAAACCCTGATAGTTTGGTAGCACGGGTCTATAAAGCCAGATACTATGCAAATGAGGAGTTTATAAATACAAAACTGGGCTATAGTCCGAGTTTTATTTGGCGAAGCATCCTCGAGGCAAAACGAGTAATAGCTGCTGGTTCTTGTTGGAGAATAGGCAACGGAAAAGATATTAATATTAGGCTGCAACCTTGGCTTGGGAATGCTGATAATCCGTATATTACTACGGAATCTCCATCAATTGATAATGAAAAAATTGCAGCACTGATGCAACTGGATGCAAAAACATGGGATGTGAAAATTATACAGGACATTTTCAATGACAGAGATCAAGGTTGTATCATTAACACAAGAATTGAACAAGACTTAGAGAAGGATGTTGGCGTTTTGAGCAGGATGGCAACTACTCTGTTCGTAGTGCTTACAGATTGTTATAATCATAAAATGGAAGGTGGAGTGATAGTGCAAACACAAAATTCTGGAAAACAATTTGGAACATTAAAGCTCCTCCTAAG GTGCTGGAGTATTTTCTGTCCAAACGTAGATGAAAGAACAAATACAGAGTTTGGGTATTGGCCGGAAAGGAACGTCACTGGACAACCACCTGCAGATAAAGCTAGAATGGTTACTTTGT GTGATGGTGTTTTGTACTGGGCAAGACCTCGACAAAACAATGTGAAGATCACAGTGGATGCAGCAGTTTTTACGGACCAAGGAGCTAGTGGCATAGGAGCTGTCGCCCGTGACCATGCAGGTGATATGCTGGGAGCAAGAACATGA
- the LOC141713759 gene encoding uncharacterized protein LOC141713759, with protein sequence MDKQKPTLQEMEEAVAAIQIEDEEYGGLSYENDNEVLNKIDTRWCLVGKFLTDSHIDYQAMQHKMVSLWRSGRGLYVKQLDSNRFIFQFYHEIDIKRVIDGNPWTFGRFHLVMERLKDGDNPRTVEINKIDLWVQLHGMSTFFMSQRVATDIGNYIGSYVDGDPNNFIGVWREYLRIRVSIPLDKPIKRRIKIKKSAKEWCWVNFQYEAIPAFCFIYGLIGHGERFCDRIFDSPADSIEEPYGAWLRAEPKRRNHTIGAKWLRTRGSSQGPIFGEGGISGKDMDKPTNGGQEKQNCGDLGDNMLEINKKDLSGDNGGQEIIKKDQIL encoded by the coding sequence ATGGATAAACAGAAACCGACATTGCAGGAAATGGAGGAAGCCGTCGCTGCCATACAAATCGAGGATGAGGAGTATGGGGGGCTAAGCTATGAGAATGATAATGAAGTCCTTAATAAGATTGATACGCGATGGTGCTTAGTGGGGAAGTTTTTGACTGACTCGCATATTGATTATCAAGCCATGCAACACAAGATGGTTTCACTTTGGAGGTCGGGAAGAGGATTATATGTAAAACAACTGGATAGTAATAGATTTATATTCCAGTTCTATCATGAAATAGACATTAAGAGGGTTATAGATGGTAACCCATGGACCTTTGGTCGATTTCACCTAGTGATGGAACGACTCAAAGACGGAGATAACCCCAGAACGGTGGAGATAAACAAGATTGATCTATGGGTTCAATTGCATGGAATGAGTACTTTTTTTATGTCTCAAAGGGTAGCAACAGATATCGGAAACTACATTGGCTCATATGTAGATGGTGATCCAAACAACTTTATTGGAGTATGGAGAGAATATCTACGTATAAGAGTATCAATACCTCTAGATAAACCCATCAAAAGGAGAATAAAAATTAAGAAGTCTGCAAAGGAGTGGTGCTGGGTAAATTTCCAGTACGAAGCAATCCCTGCCTTTTGTTTCATATACGGATTAATTGGTCATGGAGAAAGGTTCTGTGATAGGATCTTTGATTCACCTGCTGACAGCATTGAGGAACCGTACGGTGCTTGGTTACGTGCGGAACCAAAAAGAAGGAACCATACTATAGGTGCAAAGTGGCTACGCACCAGAGGAAGCTCACAGGGACCTATTTTCGGCGAGGGAGGAATATCGGGGAAAGATATGGATAAGCCCACTAATGGCGGCCAGGAAAAACAGAACTGCGGTGATTTAGGAGATAATATGCTGGAAATTAATAAAAAAGATTTGTCAGGCGATAATGGTGGGCAGGAAATAATCAAAAAGGATCAAATCTTATAA